The DNA region GGAAGAGAGAAGGTGACCGAATTTGAGTTCTAACGGGACTCTTATAACGATTACTTTGACTATTAGGATTTTAGGAGTAATTGATCTCTAACTGCACTAGGATTCTCCCTTACTCTTTGACTAGAAGACGATTGGAAGTGATGCCAACAGAATTAAAAGTCTGAGCATAGAAAAATTTTTAGAATATAAAGTCTTAGTGACTTAAAACAGTATGGCACGTACCCGAATCAAAGAACCAACCCttagcaactccttatttgtttctGCAATAAAACTTCAACACTTCATATTAGTATCATGCAGCACAGTTATCAGCCAGAGTTTTAGAGCAAGTGTGTGAGCTTAATACAAGCACAAAGCTTAATCAAGCACATTGTACTTAATTAACTACATCTTATTATGCATTTTCTAACCAATCATCGAGATTCAACTTAGAGGGAGGAGTTGATTTGACCTAGTTCtagtttatttctttcaaagtgatCCCTACTCAGAGCTTTAATAAAAATATCAGCAATTTGATCTTCAGTTTTACAAAAGTTAATTGAGATATTCTccttttcaacattgtctctgagaaaGTCATGTCTAGtgtcaatgtgcttggttctcttATGCTGGCATGGATTTTTAGCAATGTTTATGGCACTGGTGTTATCACATAAAATGGGAACACAATAAACAAATATACCATAGTCCCTTAGCCGTTGTCTTATCCATAGAAACTGAGCACAATAGGATGCTGCTGCCATATATTCAGCCTCAGATGTAGATAAGGACACTGAGTTCTGCTTCTTGGTTCCCCAAGACACCAGACAAGAACCTAAAAAAATGAGTTATTCCTGAAGTACTTTTCCTGTCAATATGAAAACCTACATAGTCAGCATCAACGTAACCAACTAGATCAAAGTTGTACCCTCTGGGATACCATAGACAGAGGTCAGGGGTCCCCTtgagatatcttagtatcctTTTGACAGCCTTCGGGTAGGATTCCTTGGGATTTGCCTGAAATTTTGAACATAATCCCACACTAAGCACTATATTAGGCCTTCTTGCTGTGAGGTACAACATTGACCCAATCATTCCT from Nicotiana tabacum cultivar K326 chromosome 24, ASM71507v2, whole genome shotgun sequence includes:
- the LOC142178387 gene encoding secreted RxLR effector protein 161-like translates to MCKEFAKMMGNEFEMSMSIDTPIATATKLNLDEEGKSVEHKLYRGMIGSMLYLTARRPNIVLSVGLCSKFQANPKESYPKAVKRILRYLKGTPDLCLWYPRGYNFDLVGYVDADYVGFHIDRKSTSGITHFFRFLSGVLGNQEAELSVLIYI